One segment of Panthera leo isolate Ple1 chromosome A3, P.leo_Ple1_pat1.1, whole genome shotgun sequence DNA contains the following:
- the PI3 gene encoding elafin: MRPSSFLVLAVFLILGTLAAQAAVTGQGTDKGHVLVKGQDPVRGQDPVKTKDLLKVPVSTKPGSCPNILMRCAMMNPPNRCLRDTECPGAKKCCQGPCGLACLDPQ; the protein is encoded by the exons ATGAGGCCCAGCAGCTTCTTGGTCCTGGCGGTGTTCCTTATCCTTGGGACTCTGGCAGCACAGGCGGCTGTCACAG GGCAAGGCACAGACAAAGGTCATGTTCTGGTCAAAGGACAAGATCCGGTTAGAGGTCAAGATCCAGTCAAAACCAAAGATCTGCTCAAAGTTCCAGTGTCCACTAAGCCTGGCTCCTGCCCCAACATTCTGATGCGGTGCGCCATGATGAACCCCCCTAACCGCTGTTTGAGGGATACCGAGTGCCCCGGGGCCAAGAAGTGCTGTCAGGGCCCTTGTGGGCTGGCCTGCTTGGATCCCCAGTGA